A section of the Phormidium ambiguum IAM M-71 genome encodes:
- the scpB gene encoding SMC-Scp complex subunit ScpB: MSHRLATKIEAILYLKGQPLSLSEIAEYAGCDRAEVKEALIELINDYAHRDSALEVVETPDGYSLQLRSTFHTLMQNLIPPELGVGALRTLAAIALKGPISQTDLVDLRGSGAYQQVQELVELGYVRKRRQTDSRSYWLQVTDKFYQYFQLEELPKVLEQPAQN; encoded by the coding sequence ATGTCGCATCGTTTAGCAACTAAAATTGAAGCCATTTTGTATTTAAAAGGTCAGCCACTTTCGTTATCAGAAATCGCTGAGTATGCTGGCTGCGATCGCGCCGAAGTCAAAGAAGCACTGATCGAACTGATTAACGACTACGCACACCGCGACAGTGCCCTAGAAGTAGTTGAAACACCCGACGGTTACAGTTTACAACTGCGATCGACCTTTCATACCCTGATGCAAAATTTAATTCCCCCAGAACTAGGAGTCGGGGCTTTACGTACATTAGCAGCGATCGCCCTCAAAGGCCCGATCTCCCAAACCGACTTAGTTGACTTACGAGGCTCAGGAGCATACCAACAAGTACAAGAACTAGTAGAATTAGGCTACGTTCGCAAACGCCGCCAAACTGATAGCCGATCGTACTGGTTACAAGTAACAGATAAATTTTACCAATACTTCCAACTCGAAGAACTCCCCAAAGTGCTAGAACAGCCAGCGCAGAATTAA
- a CDS encoding transposase-like zinc-binding domain-containing protein — translation MKCPQCQSTSYRKNGRRNGRQNFLCKNCGRQFLEPASYVLSTTEISALPVAVDLKDLNSQSMIEVTDVTETNHQLNLPSDLQIDEPILVTSETVISVLLLDAENLKLDQNAENFLSNLAQSPQLIKFAFANWRNASLGKQDADLYDRGYQLIHVPNGKNSADAKMIAFGASIFKPYPQVKEVFICSSDGLLMHLCHQLQNQGMTVHWVRRQNSKLIVENRNNGETKHYSISLNTEIPALDILMKQLEKLIQSERESIEERISKIAALSELFQARCNIVKQESTNNEESNISVSNIEGNSNLTTEVILNYGELVNHIHSTVHTNLNGAANNGIIIEPIDSKEKLEKALIQLIKKMKSQNTTEDICTNTLTKEFINLYGKPPSSVIKTLGLGSTLSKFLKSCNRFKLQQKGNQYKIELV, via the coding sequence ATGAAATGTCCCCAATGCCAATCTACTTCTTATCGCAAAAATGGTCGTCGCAATGGCCGACAAAATTTCTTGTGTAAAAATTGTGGGCGACAATTTTTAGAACCAGCTAGTTATGTATTATCAACTACGGAAATTTCTGCTCTCCCAGTCGCCGTAGATTTAAAAGATTTAAACTCCCAGTCAATGATAGAAGTCACAGATGTTACTGAAACTAATCATCAACTAAATTTGCCTTCAGATCTACAAATAGATGAACCAATTTTAGTGACTTCGGAAACTGTAATTTCTGTGTTACTTTTAGATGCAGAAAATCTCAAACTTGACCAGAATGCAGAAAACTTTCTGAGTAATTTAGCACAATCTCCTCAGTTAATTAAATTTGCTTTTGCTAATTGGAGAAATGCGTCGCTGGGAAAACAAGATGCTGATTTGTACGATCGCGGTTATCAATTAATTCATGTTCCCAATGGCAAAAACAGCGCCGATGCCAAAATGATTGCTTTTGGCGCATCAATTTTTAAACCCTATCCCCAAGTTAAAGAAGTATTTATTTGTTCTTCTGATGGTTTATTAATGCACCTTTGCCATCAATTGCAAAATCAAGGAATGACAGTTCATTGGGTACGTCGTCAGAATAGTAAATTAATAGTGGAAAATCGCAATAATGGGGAAACTAAACATTACTCAATTAGCTTAAATACAGAGATTCCTGCTTTGGATATATTAATGAAACAATTAGAAAAATTAATTCAATCTGAACGAGAATCAATTGAAGAAAGAATTTCTAAAATAGCAGCTTTGTCAGAACTATTTCAAGCTAGATGTAATATCGTCAAACAAGAAAGTACTAACAACGAAGAATCAAACATATCGGTTAGTAATATTGAGGGTAACAGTAATTTAACGACTGAGGTGATTTTAAATTATGGTGAACTTGTTAATCATATTCATTCTACTGTTCACACCAATCTTAATGGAGCCGCAAATAACGGAATTATTATAGAACCTATTGATAGTAAAGAAAAATTAGAAAAAGCCTTGATTCAATTAATTAAGAAAATGAAATCCCAAAATACCACAGAAGATATTTGTACTAACACATTAACTAAAGAATTCATCAATCTGTATGGCAAACCACCGAGTTCGGTAATTAAAACATTAGGTTTAGGCAGTACGTTAAGCAAATTTCTCAAATCATGTAACCGTTTCAAACTTCAGCAAAAAGGCAATCAATACAAAATTGAATTAGTTTAA
- a CDS encoding UbiD family decarboxylase yields MARDLRGFIKLLEERGQLRRISALVDPDLEIAEIANQMLQRGGPALLFENVKGSPFPVAVNLMGTVERICWAMNMQHPLELEDLGKKLAMLQQPKPPKKIGQAVEFGKVLFDVLKAKPGRDFFPSCQQVVIQGDDLDLNQIPMIRPYVGDAGKIITLGLVITKDCETGTPNVGVYRLQLQSRNTMTVHWLSVRGGARHLRKAAQQGKKLEIAIALGVDPLIIMAAATPIPVDLSEWLFAGLYGGSGVQLAKCKTVDLEVPADSEFVLEGTITPGEELPDGPFGDHMGYYGGVEDSPLVRFHCVTHRKDPIYLTTFSGRPPKEEAMMAIALNRIYTPILRQQVSEIVDFFLPMEALSYKAAIISIDKAYPGQARRAALAFWSALPQFTYTKFVIVVDKNINVRDPRQVVWAICSKVDPTRDVFILPNTPFDSLDFASEKIGLGGRMGIDATTKIPPETEHEWGAPLESDPDVAAMVERRWAEYGLADLQLGEVDPNLFGYDVK; encoded by the coding sequence ATGGCTAGAGATTTACGAGGATTTATTAAACTACTGGAAGAAAGGGGGCAATTACGGCGAATTTCTGCGTTGGTTGACCCAGATTTGGAAATTGCCGAGATTGCTAACCAAATGCTACAACGAGGTGGCCCTGCATTACTATTTGAAAATGTTAAAGGTTCTCCTTTTCCGGTGGCGGTGAATTTAATGGGGACGGTGGAAAGGATTTGCTGGGCGATGAATATGCAGCATCCTTTGGAGTTGGAAGATTTGGGGAAAAAACTGGCGATGCTGCAACAACCAAAACCACCGAAAAAGATTGGTCAGGCGGTGGAATTTGGTAAGGTATTGTTTGATGTGTTGAAGGCAAAACCGGGAAGGGATTTTTTCCCATCTTGTCAACAGGTGGTAATTCAAGGTGATGATTTAGATCTTAATCAAATTCCGATGATTCGCCCTTATGTGGGTGATGCGGGGAAGATTATTACTTTGGGATTGGTGATTACTAAAGATTGCGAAACGGGAACGCCAAATGTAGGGGTTTATCGCTTGCAGTTGCAATCTCGTAACACTATGACTGTGCATTGGTTGTCTGTGCGAGGTGGGGCGAGACATTTACGGAAGGCGGCGCAACAGGGGAAGAAGTTGGAAATTGCGATCGCGCTAGGTGTAGATCCCCTAATTATTATGGCAGCTGCAACTCCAATTCCTGTAGATTTATCTGAATGGTTATTTGCTGGATTATACGGCGGTTCTGGTGTCCAATTGGCGAAGTGTAAAACGGTAGATTTGGAAGTTCCCGCAGATTCAGAATTTGTTTTAGAAGGAACGATTACGCCAGGGGAAGAGTTACCAGATGGCCCGTTTGGGGATCACATGGGATATTATGGCGGGGTGGAAGATTCGCCTTTAGTTCGGTTCCATTGTGTAACGCATCGGAAAGATCCGATTTATTTGACGACTTTTAGCGGTCGTCCACCGAAGGAAGAAGCGATGATGGCGATCGCACTTAATCGCATTTACACCCCAATTTTACGCCAACAAGTCTCCGAAATTGTCGATTTCTTCCTCCCAATGGAAGCACTAAGTTATAAAGCAGCAATTATTTCCATTGATAAAGCATATCCCGGACAAGCAAGACGCGCCGCTTTAGCTTTTTGGAGTGCATTACCCCAATTTACTTACACCAAGTTTGTGATTGTAGTAGATAAAAATATCAATGTCCGCGATCCCCGCCAAGTTGTTTGGGCAATTTGTTCTAAAGTAGACCCAACGAGAGATGTTTTTATTCTGCCAAATACTCCTTTTGATAGTTTAGATTTTGCCAGCGAAAAAATAGGTTTAGGTGGACGCATGGGAATAGATGCAACTACCAAAATTCCACCAGAAACCGAACACGAATGGGGCGCACCTTTGGAGTCCGATCCTGATGTAGCGGCGATGGTGGAAAGACGCTGGGCGGAGTATGGTTTAGCAGATTTACAATTAGGAGAAGTCGATCCGAATTTGTTTGGTTATGATGTTAAATAG
- a CDS encoding DUF6232 family protein, which translates to MIPFQIITYFGWELLTTHPKGNWGELKNCSQAKLFILNFTTLNSLEMVAPQETLYDRGGIRITSTVLQQGNNFYRIRDLHRFNRSEDKRVVNQVRNDLLIFGILLLIFGLLLVNPLAIIIGIIIIMIALNSSFEQVDYILTITTNKNQEIRIVRNSGEDRANLERALERAFYYSTPGREGAN; encoded by the coding sequence ATGATACCGTTTCAAATCATCACATATTTTGGGTGGGAGTTATTAACTACCCACCCAAAGGGTAATTGGGGAGAGTTGAAAAACTGTTCTCAAGCAAAGCTATTTATCTTAAATTTCACAACATTAAATAGCTTAGAAATGGTTGCTCCCCAAGAAACACTTTACGATCGAGGCGGTATCAGAATTACTTCAACTGTTTTGCAACAGGGAAATAATTTTTATCGGATACGAGATCTCCATCGTTTTAATAGAAGCGAAGACAAAAGAGTTGTTAATCAAGTGCGAAATGATCTACTAATTTTCGGGATTTTGTTATTAATATTTGGCCTTCTTCTTGTGAATCCACTAGCAATCATAATAGGGATTATAATTATCATGATTGCTCTGAATAGTAGTTTTGAGCAAGTAGATTACATATTAACTATTACTACTAATAAAAATCAAGAAATTAGGATTGTCAGAAACAGCGGAGAAGACAGAGCAAATCTAGAACGGGCATTAGAAAGAGCCTTTTACTATTCTACCCCAGGAAGAGAAGGCGCTAATTAA